One part of the Neodiprion virginianus isolate iyNeoVirg1 chromosome 3, iyNeoVirg1.1, whole genome shotgun sequence genome encodes these proteins:
- the LOC124301547 gene encoding E3 ubiquitin-protein ligase HECTD1 isoform X1, whose protein sequence is MAEVDPETLLEWLSMGQGDERDMQLIALEQLCMLLLMSDNVDRCFESCPPRTFLPALCRIFLDELAPDSVLEVTARAITYYLDVSAECTRRVISMDGAVKAICGRLSGAGLGSRASRDLAEQCIKVLELVCAREAGAVFEAGGLPCALSFIREHGARVHRDTLHSAMAVVSRLCGKVEPQDKALPDCVEALSTLLRHEDAHVADGALRCFASLADRFSRRGVDPAPLASHGLVSELLYRLSNAAGPGASAATTSSNTKTPPPSTTSTAPAPEPKSCASVSTIISLLSTLCRGSPSITHDLLRSELPDAIEKALKGDERCALDSMRLVDLLLVLLFEGRSALGRGAAGGPSGPLLPRLRRLDSAGEKSHRQLIDCIRSKDTDALIEAIDSGGIEVNFMDDVGQTLLNWASAFGTQEMVEFLCDRGADVNKGQRSSSLHYAACFGRPAIAKVLLRHGANPDLRDEDGKTPLDKARERVDEGHREVAAILQSPGEWMLPPNQENRKPETEVENFTEPKGDPEMAPVYLKRLLPVFCATFQSTMLSSVRKASLSLIRKMVHYIQPELLVEACGSEGTDCGATLVEVIATVLDNEEDEDGHLIVLQMIQDLMVKGKDEFLEHFARLGVFSKVATLATEPESETSQSGEEQTIEDARELLVGRAYHWRDWCICRGRDCLYVWSDAAALELSNGSNGWFRFILDGKLATMYSSGSPEGGTDTTGKGRNTESLTTEENRGEFLEKLQRARTQVKPNSISQPLLSRPGTARLVVGNWSLSSRREGELYIHNSDGQQQATILREDLPGFIFESNRGTKHSFTAETSLGPEFAAGWAGKRGKRLRSKLEAIKQKVKSQAQEIYERYFKVAQAQPRGVVAKLGTIVSQIEKACQKQQSGNREWRNVLQNTLEELKILLNEEGKVSAYELHSSGLVQTLLALLAAPPGPQPPSLRATKLRLQRIALFKNCFQANDINHEQSSAKVLVHKLVSVLESIEKLPVYLYDTPGSGYGLQILTRRLRFRLEKAAGESALIDRSGRGLKMEPLSTVQQLEHHLLKMVAKQWHDHDRSTFNFVKKLKEGNKMSFKYQYDFDENGLIYWIGTNAKTSSEWVNPGQYGLVVVTSSDGRILPYGRLEDILSRDTSALNCHTNDDKRAWFSVDLGVWLIPSAYSLRHARGYGRSALRNWMLQVSKDGINWTTLYTHVDDCSLNEPGSTATWTLEPPAEEVQGWRHLRLQQTGKNSSGQTHYLSMSGLEIYGEVTGVCEDLGRAAREAEASVRRQRRLVRTQVLRHLVAGARVARGLDWKWREQDGVPPGEGTVTGELHNGWIDVTWDHGGSNSYRMGAEGKYDLRLVSTGVESENGMKTKNGASVLTSRKSSSTPSLPDCTDAVMRGSVASTDQAASADNLAAKQAESIAESVLSVARAEAVVAVTGEGAASAAGELSVVLHPRPDATSDLATIVESLALNTEYSINSNSNRATNSSKPHFPTVRGNKPASGLLSLEAAEVLDRMREGADRLRNNTNSFLSGELLGLVPVRISVSGETDESSMRIRPVTRHHPGITDNMKECGRDKEASSSSQNAPGCPIVVTNPMSVSVPNLTCTEANNTLEPAAATGFLETFAAMARRRTLGPAGGQHIAPNSNSGSNPRGPNSVSSLVRLALSSNFPGGLLSTAQSYPSLTSSGQVAGSGVTTTTGPSLGQALTMSLTSTSSDSEQLWLQVSVEDFVESCSGVAGTGVVGGRGIGGPTLLGELEDDEDGALAEEDDDNEENEQEEDDEENEEEGDGGEGEYEEVMVSRNLLAAFMEEEAQPQPTKRRAWDDEFVLKRQFSALIPAFDPRPGRTNINQTTDLEVPPPGSELQMSTRSGLPTSPKLSLTLKGPGLPGIPDVEVPLTEPQSTIFQVVQELMQLTELGSRQEKLRRIWEPTYTIVYKETKDEESSGRATPIITLYSRNQIQNTSACTVEDVLQLLRHVFVLSAMREENKDTIMDDSSPESYWVNPDDFTSKKITNKVVQQIQDPLALAAGALPSWCEELARSCPFLLPFETRRLYFSCTAFGASRSIVWLQTQRDAVLERQRAPGLSPRRDDSHEFRVGRLKHERVSVPRGEKLLDWAEQVLKVHASRKSILEVQFVGEEGTGLGPTLEFFALVAAELQRKDLGLWLCDDEQTCEEEKSCPPGEQIRPPGYYVVRPSGLFPAPLPQDSPVCDKAVRYFWFLGVFLAKVLQDNRLVDIPLSQPFLKLMCRGDITNNVNERIGLNTVPQESMPSSMASSFISEEGELDAQYSLEQTPWYDGILNIDDLAIVDPVRGEFLKQTQSLVSRRDRTLSDGPLTEEVRDSLHITHPSGTSISIEDLALTMSYAPSSRIFEHEQVELKEGSVNIPVTLDNVHEYVDLTVKYCLERGIARQLDAFKAGFSKVFLMEKLHAFSPEEIRAMLCGEQDPHWTREDLLNYTEPKLGYTRESPGFQRFVNVLLSLTGPERKAFLQFATGCSALPPGGLCNLHPRLTVVRKVDAGSGGFPSVNTCVHYLKLPEYPTEELLKVRLLAATRERGFHLN, encoded by the exons ATGGCAGAAGTAGACCCAGAAACATTACTAGAATGGCTCAGCATGGGTCAAGGGGACGAAAGGGATATGCAACTCATAGCCCTAGAACAGCTGTGCATGTTGTTACTTATGTCTGATAATGTTGACAGATGTTTTGAAAG TTGTCCTCCACGTACGTTTCTCCCGGCCCTTTGTCGCATCTTTTTGGATGAACTTGCCCCTGATAGTGTGCTGGAGGTCACAGCTCGTGCGATCACATATTATCTTGATGTATCGGCAGAATGTACGCGAAGAGTAATCTCTATGGATGGTGCTGTCAAAGCGATTTGCGGTCGTCTTTCTGGAGCAGGACTTGGATCTCGAGCCAGTCGAGATTTAGCTGAACAGTGTATCAAG GTCTTGGAGCTTGTTTGCGCTAGAGAAGCAGGAGCAGTTTTTGAAGCCGGCGGTCTACCATGTGCCTTGTCATTCATACGTGAACATGGAGCGCGAGTACACCGTGACACATTGCATTCTGCAATGGCAGTTGTTTCTCGTTTGTGTGGAAAAGTTGAGCCACAGGATAAGGCATTGCCGGATTGCGTTGAAGCTTTATCCACTCTACTGCGGCATGAAGATGCCCATGTTGCTGACGGTGCATTGAGGTGTTTCGCCTCGTTAGCTGATAGATTCTCGCGAAGAGGTGTTGACCCTGCCCCTTTAGCTTCCCATGGCTTAGTTTCTGAATTACTGTATAG ATTATCAAACGCAGCTGGACCTGGTGCATCTGCAGCTACTACATCAAGTAACACAAAAACTCCACCCCCGTCTACAACATCGACAGCTCCAGCCCCAGAACCAAAGTCTTGCGCTTCagtttcaacgataattagCCTTTTATCAACATTGTGCAGAGGGTCTCCATCGATAACGCACGACTTGCTTCGTTCGGAGTTGCCTGACGCAATAGAGAAAGCTTTAAAGGGCGATGAAAGATGTGCCCTAGATTCAATGAGATTAGTAGACTTGCTTTTAGTTCTATTATTTGAAGGAAGATCGGCTCTAGGTAGAGGTGCAGCGGGGGGTCCGTCTGGTCCTTTATTGCCTCGACTTAGGAGGCTCGACAGTGCCGGGGAAAAATCTCATAGACAGTTAATCGACTGTATTAGATCAAAAGATACTGACGCGTTAATAGAAGCCATAGACTCTGGTGGTATAGAAGTTAATTTCATGGATGACGTTGGACAAACTCTTCTGAACTGGGCGTCAGCTTTTGGTACGCAAGAAATGGTAGAATTTTTATGCGACAGAGGAGCGGACGTTAACAAGGGCCAACGATCGTCCAGTTTACACTATGCAGCTTGCTTTGGAAGGCCAGCTATCGCAAAAGTGTTACTCAGACACGGTGCTAATCCGGATTTGAGGGATGAAGACGGTAAAACACCACTAGACAAGGCTAGAGAACGTGTCGACGAAGGTCACAGGGAAGTTGCAGCAATACTGCAGTCTCCTGGGGAGTGGATGCTGCCACCTAATCAAGAGAATCGAAAACCAGAAACTGAAGTTGAGAACTTTACCGAGCCTAAAGGTGATCCAGAGATGGCTCCTGTTTACCTCAAGAGATTGTTGCCAGTTTTCTGTGCCACGTTTCAGTCCACCATGCTGTCCAGTGTGAGGAAAGCTAGTCTAAGTTTAATCAGAAAAATGGTACACTACATTCAGCCAGAGCTGCTTGTCGAAGCATGCGGATCTGAAGGAACGGATTGCGGTGCAACGCTGGTAGAGGTCATTGCTACTGTGTTGGATAACGAG GAAGATGAAGATGGGCATTTGATCGTCCTCCAAATGATTCAAGATCTAATGGTGAAAGGAAAAGATGAATTTTTGGAACATTTCGCAAGACTAGGTGTATTCTCCAAAGTTGCTACATTGGCGACGGAGCCAGAATCAGAGACTAGTCAGTCCGGGGAAGAACAAACCATCGAAGATGCTAGGGAACTTCTAGTTGGCAGAGCTTATCATTGGAGGGATTGGTGTATTTGCAGGGGACGTGATTGTTTGTATGTTTGGTCAGACGCAGCTGCTTTAGAATTGTCAAACGGAAGTAATGGCTGGTTCAGGTTTATTCTCGATGGTAAACTGGCCACAATGTACTCGAGTGGTAGCCCAGAAGGTGGTACGGATACAACGG GGAAGGGACGAAATACAGAGTCGCTCACTACTGAAG aaaatcgTGGAGAGTTTCTTGAGAAATTACAAAGAGCTCGCACTCAAGTTAAACCAAATTCTATAAGCCAGCCTCTTCTTTCTCGTCCTGGTACGGCACGATTGGTAGTTGGAAATTGGTCTCTCTCGAGTCGAAGAGAAGGTGAATTGTACATCCATAACAGCGACGGACAGCAGCAAGCAACTATTCTGAGAGAAGATTTGCCTGGATTTATTTTCGAATCTAATCGAGGCACCAAACATTCCTTTACTGCTGAAACAAGCTTGG gCCCTGAGTTTGCAGCTGGCTGGGCAGGCAAGCGTGGAAAACGTTTACGATCTAAGCTTGAAGCGATTAAGCAAAAAGTTAAGAGTCAAGCGCAAGAAATATATGAGCGTTATTTCAAAGTGGCTCAGGCTCAACCTCGTGGAGTGGTGGCAAAACTTGGGACCATTGTTAGTCAGATAGAAAAGGCCTGTCAGAAACAGCAGTCTGGAAATCGTGAATGGCGTAACGTGTTGCAAAATACGTTGGAAGAACTAAAGATCTTGTTGAATGAAGAAGGAAAAGTTTCAGCTTATGAGTTGCACTCTAGTGGACTTGTGCAGACTTTACTCGCACTTTTAGCTGCGCCACCGGGACCACAACCACCATCGTTGAGAGCTACTAAATTGAGGCTTCAGAGGATAGCattgttcaaaaattgtttccaaGCTAATGATATCAATCATGAACAGAGTTCTGCCAAAGTTTTAGTCCACAAGCTCGTTTCTGTGCTAGAATCGATCGAAAAACTTCCTGTATATTTGTACGATACACCAGGTTCTGGATACGGACTTCag ATTTTGACAAGGAGGCTACGTTTCCGTTTGGAAAAAGCAGCCGGTGAAAGTGCATTGATTGACCGGTCTGGCAGAGGTTTGAAAATGGAACCGTTGAGCACTGTACAACAGTTGGAACATCACTTGTTGAAAATGGTTGCAAAGCAATGGCATGACCATGATAGATCCACATTTAACTTTGTCAAAAAACTAAAAGAGGGTAACAAAATGTCATTCAAATATCAGTATGATTTCGACGAGAACGGACTGATATACTGGATTGGAACTAATGCCAA aaccaGTTCGGAGTGGGTTAATCCGGGCCAGTATGGACTTGTTGTGGTGACTTCCAGTGATGGTCGTATTTTGCCTTACGGCCGACTTGAAGACATCTTGAGTCGCGATACATCAGCTTTAAATTGTCACACAAACGACGACAAGCGGGCCTGGTTCTCAGTAGACTTAGGTGTATGGCTTATACCAAGTGCGTACAGTTTGAGGCATGCCAGAGGATATGGCAGAAGTGCCTTGAGAAACTGGATGTTGCAA GTATCGAAGGATGGGATAAACTGGACTACCTTGTACACGCATGTTGATGACTGTTCTCTCAATGAACCCGGAAGTACAGCAACTTGGACTCTTGAACCTCCAGCTGAAGAGGTTCAGGGTTGGCGTCATCTTCGCTTACAGCAAACTGGCAAAAACTCGTCTGGTCAAACGCATTATCTGTCCATGTCTGGCTTGGAAATTTATGGTGAAGTCACAGGAGTATGCGAAGATTTAGGTCGAGCTGCTAGGGAAGCTGAAGCGAGCGTTCGCAGACAAAGGAGATTAGTCAGAACTCAAGTTCTTAGGCATTTGGTTGCGGGTGCACGTGTCGCCAGAGGACTTGACTGGAAATGGAGAGAACAGGATGGTGTTCCACCGG GAGAAGGCACAGTAACGGGAGAATTGCACAATGGTTGGATAGATGTAACTTGGGACCACGGTGGCTCTAACTCATATCGCATGGGTGCAGAAGGAAAATACGACTTAAGGCTAGTGAGCACAGGTGTGGAAAGTGAAAATGGCATGAAAACTAAAAATGGTGCAAGTGTACTAACCAGCAGGAAGTCTAGCAGTACGCCCAGTTTACCAGACTGTACAGATGCTGTGATGCGAGGATCTGTCGCATCGACAGACCAAGCCGCTAGTGCTGACAATTTGGCTGCAAAG CAAGCAGAGTCCATAGCAGAGAGCGTCCTGTCAGTGGCCCGTGCAGAAGCAGTTGTAGCGGTAACTGGAGAAGGCGCTGCCAGTGCAGCGGGTGAACTGTCTGTTGTTTTACATCCAAGACCCGATGCAACCAGTGACTTGGCAACTATTGTTGAAAGTCTTGCGCTGAATACTGAATACTCAATTAACAGCAACAGTAATCGTGCTACAAACAGTTCTAAACCTCACTTTCCTACAGTTCGAGGGAACAAG cCTGCGAGTGGTCTGTTGAGTTTGGAAGCAGCAGAAGTGTTGGATCGTATGCGCGAAGGTGCAGACAGGTTGCGTAATAATACTAACAGTTTCTTGAGTGGGGAATTACTCGGTTTGGTTCCTGTTAGAATTAGCGTGTCTGGTGAGACTGACGAAAGTTCAATGAGGATTCGACCCGTGACTAGACATCATCCAGGAATCACTGACA ACATGAAAGAGTGCGGGCGTGACAAAGAAGCTAGTTCGTCATCTCAGAATGCTCCTGGATGTCCCATCGTAGTAACAAATCCCATGTCTGTATCTGTACCAAATCTTACCTGTACAGAAGCTAACAATACCTTGGAACCAGCAGCAGCTACCGGATTCCTAGAGACTTTTGCTGCAATGGCTCGCAGACGAACTTTGG gTCCCGCAGGTGGCCAACACATAGCTCCAAACTCAAACTCCGGTTCAAATCCTCGCGGGCCAAACTCTGTGTCTAGTTTGGTGAGGTTAGCATTGAGCTCCAACTTCCCTGGAGGCTTGCTGAGCACCGCTCAAAGCTATCCAAGTCTTACTAGCAGTGGCCAAGTTGCAGGCAGTGGAGTTACAACAACTACAGGACCTAGCCTTGGTCAAGCTCTTACTATGTCTCTGACTAGTACAAGTAGTGACAGCGAACAG TTGTGGCTCCAGGTTAGTGTCGAAGATTTTGTCGAATCATGCAGCGGAGTCGCAGGAACTGGTGTTGTTGGTGGCCGTGGTATAGGTGGCCCAACTCTGTTAGGTGAATTAGAAGATGACGAAGATGGCGCTCTTGCCGAAGAagatgatgataatgaagaaaatgaacaAGAG GAAGacgatgaagaaaatgaagaagaaggtGACGGAGGTGAAGGTGAATATGAAGAGGTGATGGTGAGTCGCAACCTATTGGCAGCGTTCATGGAAGAGGAAGCACAGCCTCAGCCTACTAAAAGACGAGCTTGGGATGATGAATTTGTGCTGAAACGTCAGTTTTCCGCTCTAATACCTGCTTTCGACCCAAGGCCGGGCAGGACAAATATTAACCAG ACGACAGATCTCGAAGTTCCGCCACCAGGCAGTGAACTACAAATGAGTACACGCTCAGGTTTACCGACAAGTCCTAAACTATCTTTGACCCTGAAAGGTCCAGGACTCCCTGGTATTCCTGATGTTGAAGTGCCTCTCACTGAACCTCAGTCTACAATATTCCAGGTGGTTCAAGAGCTAATGCAGCTTACAGAATTGGGCAGCAGACAGGAGAAATTGAGAAGGATATGGGAACCGACTTACAC AATAGTTTACAAAGAAACTAAAGACGAGGAATCATCCGGCCGTGCTACGCCCATAATAACATTATACTCACGGAATCAAATACAGAACACAAGTGCCTGTACAGTAGAAGACGTCTTACAACTTTTGCGACATGTGTTTGTACTGAGCGCGATGCGTGAGGAGAATAAAGATACTATTATGGACGATAGTAGTCCAGAAAGCTATTGGGTCAATCCAGACGATTTCACGTCGAAAAAGATTACAAACAAAGTTGTACAACAGATTCAAGATCCATTGGCCCTCGCAGCTGGAGCCTTACCCAGTTGGTGCGAGGAGCTAGCAAGAAGTTGCCCGTTTTTGCTACCGTTCGAGACAAGAAGATTGTACTTCAGTTGCACAGCTTTCGGAGCATCGAGGTCAATAGTTTGGCTACAAACTCAAAGAGATGCTGTATTAGAAAGGCAAAGAGCGCCAGGGCTCAGTCCCCGAAGAGACGATAGCCATGAATTTAGAGTAGGAAGACTAAAACACGAGAGGGTCAGTGTGCCCAGGGGAGAGAAATTACTTGACTGGGCTGAGCAGGTGCTCAAA GTACATGCAAGCCGTAAGAGCATACTAGAGGTGCAGTTTGTTGGTGAAGAAGGCACCGGCCTTGGACCTACTTTGGAATTCTTTGCGTTAGTTGCCGCTGAATTACAACGCAAAGATTTAGGCCTGTGGTTGTGCGATGACGAGCAAACTTGCGAGGAAGAGAAATCCTGCCCACCTGGGGAACAAATTCGTCCGCCAGGATACTATGTCGTTAGACCAAGTGGACTTTTCCCAGCTCCATTACCTCAAGATTCGCCAGTTTGCGACAAGGCTGTCCGGTATTTCTGGTTCCTAGGTGTATTCTTAGCCAAAGTTTTACAAGATAATAGACTTGTGGATATACCGCTATCCCAACCTTTCTTGAAACTTATGTGTCGCGGAGATATCACCAACAATGTCAACGAAAGAATAGGGTTAAATACAGTTCCACAAGAGAGTATGCCATCCAGCATGGCGAGTAGTTTCATCTCTGAAGAAGGCGAACTTGATGCACAATATTCTCTTGAGCAAACTCCTTGGTATGATGGTATACTTAACATCGACGATTTAGCCATTGTAGATCCGGTCAGAGGCGAGTTTCTTAAACAAACCCAAAGCCTAGTGTCAAGACGCGATAGAACTCTCTCTGACGGTCCATTAACAGAGGAAGTAAGAGATTCATTACACATCACTCATCCGTCTGGTACATCAATTTCCATTGAAGATCTGGCTTTGACAATGAGCTATGCCCCCAGTTCGCGAATCTTTGAACACGAACAAGTTGAACTGAAAGAGGGAAGTGTAAATATTCCTGTGACGCTAGATAATGTCCATGAATATGTAGATCTGACAGTAAAATACTGCTTGGAACGAGGTATCGCCAGGCAGCTGGATGCGTTCAAAGCTGGCTTCTCCAAGGTatttttaatggaaaaattacaCGCCTTCAGCCCGGAAGAAATTAGAGCCATGCTATGTGGAGAACAGGACCCTCACTGGACCAGGGAGGACTTACTGAATTACACGGAGCCCAAACTGGGATATACTAGAGAAAG tCCTGGATTCCAACGATTTGTGAATGTGCTGCTATCACTTACGGGACCGGAGCGGAAAGCTTTTCTTCAGTTTGCGACAGGTTGTTCAGCATTGCCACCAGGTGGCCTATGCAACCTGCATCCTAGATTAACTGTGGTTCGTAAGGTTGACGCTGGGTCCGGAGGTTTTCCTTCAGTAAACACATGTGTGCATTATCTAAAGTTACCAGAATACCCAACTGAAGAGCTTCTAAAGGTGAGGCTTTTGGCTGCAACTCGAGAAAGAGGATTCCACTTGAACTAG